From Calliphora vicina chromosome 3, idCalVici1.1, whole genome shotgun sequence:
CCTGGACCACTTACCTCAATGCGTATCACCAAACGTTTGCTAATAATATTCTTTATTTGCATGGATTTACGAGAATCGCTGCGCAATTTGATGCTGCCCCAAGAAAGTTCGATATTTGTTACTTTGAGGGGAATTTGTTTGCCGTCTCGATGGCTAAATTCACTTGAACTAGAGCATCGGGAAACGCTGCGACCACTTTGGGCCGATATGGCGCTTCGATAGGTTTGCATGGTACCATAGCTGCTGCAAGTACTGGAGGACTCACTACCAACCGGAGACGATACAGCTTTTCGAGCTGCACCGGCACTAAGTAATTGACGATCAGAATTTGATGTGGCATCAAGATTCGGTGATTGGAATCCTAAGGTGCTGGGTGTTGGTGAGTGTACCTGAGACAAATTATAGCTACGCGGTGAAGAGAGTGGGGAATTGTCTAAACGAGCTGGACTTGGAGCTCTGGGCGAAATGCATGGTGGAACACTTAGAGTATTACTTCGTACCACTAAAGAACTAGCAGAGTGGTGATGGCCATTCGAAATATTAGGCGATATTCCGAAATCTGTATTCGAATTATGATCAACTCCATCGAGACGTGTAGAACTCATTGATTTTGGCTCCTtctctgttttgtttttattatttagggCATAAGCTCGAGAAGGTCTCGAATTAACCGGAGTGGTTGCATCGGGAGAATCCTGCACGACTGCATTACTTTGCAAAGGACTTTTATCTCTTGGTGATTTAGTACGCCGAATGCGTCGGTTACTGGTGATGGGAGTACCAGGCCATTCATCATTGTCAGCTTCGTCACCACCATCATCAGCCACCCGATTCACTCGTATATTCGGAGCGCCTAGTTCTATGGGGCTTAACGGTGAACGTGGTAGAGCAATGCTACGCTGCAAGTTTTTCATATCGCTCGAATTTAAAAGCGATTCACTAAAACTCATGGTATCGGATAAAGTCCCTCCACCTGAAGTACGTTTAGTTTCAGGatcaagattttctttattttctaaaaccaTTTCCTCAACAGCTTTAAGTTTCTCATTACCATTCATTTTAATGTCAGCTCCTAAAGATCGACCTTTTGAACGCAACATTTCAgcattgttttcaaaattctctGTCTCATTATACGGATTCATACATGACTTGGATTTTTTACCTTGCATCAATAATTGTTCGGACACACCAATACCAGAAGCATCCGATGGAATATCCAAATtacctaaataaataaatttgttaattatacAATCCATATTTCggcttatatattttatttattttctaaaaaaaaacagtccTACATAAACCATTTGTTTAGGctgaaatcgaataaaaaaaaataaacattcgtGCTAATCCGATACCTTTATAATGTgctagaaatttctgaaataatttaatttaaaatgaattactTACATAAAGCCCGGTCTATCGCAGAAATACTGAGCAGATACGAGTTATCCGTGGAGTTGCCAGAATCTTTGCTTTCGTGGTTACTATTTGAACTGGTCATTTGTCTTGGCAATGACATTTTCGCTTCTATTGGCGTTAGTAGTGTACCTACACGAGTGTACGTTTTATTGTCAATTTTCGGTGTGACTGAAATCTTAGAAGAACCCTCTAAATcacttgatgttgttgtggttaCGGTATTGTCCTCTTCATCCACCAATGCAATAGGCGTACGGTACTTATCTGGACTTTTGGTTTTAACAATATTCCATAGGTTGTCTGATCTCATGTTGAAAAAATTTCCAACTGAAAAGTTTGGATCACCGGCAATCATGGAGCTAAAAAtataatgtatgtaaataaacttATGTTCATTGGAGTTTTAAGTTGTTGTCATATTACTTTGAATTTGAAGGTGTGTCAAAAACATTTGAGGTAATTTCTGAATTCCGTGAAGCCTTTGCTTTAGCTTGTTCACTTAAAGTAGCAGCTGGTATGGCAGCATATTCTTGGGCCCATGATATTTCGTCATTGATTAGTTTAGATTGCATGAGTTCTCCAGGTGCAAAATTTTCACTTTCATCCAGACCGGTGCCAGCACCAGCCGTACTAAACGAAAATGTTCCAAAACCACCATTAAATGACTCCTCAGTACAGGTGTTCTTTGACAAAGACATATCTGCGGTACGCGGCAAGCTTCTTGACCCATTATAACTTGTGAAAGAACTGCTGGCGTTCGATATACCTTGCAGATGATGATCGGTGGAATCCAAGGTAATATCGCTGCTTTGCAACGTTTCACAGAGATTGCGTGCTTTTGGTGCAAACGAAGAAGCAAGAATGTCACTGACCGATATATGTTTTGTTCTGTAAACATCACTACGGCTGCCACCTCCTCCGCCCACTGCcatatttttgtgattttttatctCCTTGTTGTAGAGAGTAGATCGACCCGTAATTTCTGTTGGTTCAAAAGATACTTTGACATCTTTCGAAGCAGATGGTGGACATGATGAGCTACTTTCAAGATTTATAGTTTCATCTGTGACAAGATCTGATATATTGATAGCATTGGGACGACGAAATGGTACATAATCCGTATGATCTAGTTCtgataaattttacatttttaattattatggaatggtgaatttataaaaatacattgaaTATTAAGAATCGAATACTCTTAATTAAAAATGGCACATAATCCGTATGATCTAGTTCTGAcaaattgtacatttttaattattatgaaatgaatttataaaactaCATTGAATGTTAAGAATCAAATActcttaattaaaatttgttagattAAAGGAACAAATTTGATCAACTTTTATTACACAATACTTTAAAGAAATGTGCCACTTTTTAGTaactttcattaaatatttttttatatttagattacTATAAAAAGGGTCATTTTAAAACCAGtttctgtttatatatttttttgtacttaCGCATTGATGGATTATTTGATGATACATTAATGGCACTTTTAGAGTTTTCTTTGTTGTTAACTGGATGTGGCCTTTTAAAAATATCACCTTTATGGGATTTTTGTAAAGCCTCTAATGCTTTCATTCGTTCATTCTTGCATAAAGTACAATaacagatttttattaaaatattttatcattgTAAATGTAAAATCAACTTACATTTAAGCGATCATTTACGATTCTTCCATTTTCGATCGACCCACCACTTCTGTTATTAGCATTCCTAAAGGAATCAGTTGATAGATCACCAAAAACTGTGgaaataaaaatgattaaaacttgaaaatttaCACACGCCTAAAACTCTTTATTACATTTTCCTCTACCCTTTAAATTATCCATGTTTAAAATTCCCAATGAATTGTCATCCCTGCGTAAGGAGCTTCTTTCTTTGTACGAGCTATTATccatatttatagaaatttaaaacagtcgcaaatatatttttcacaatATCATAATAAAACACAGAAACATTTAACAATAGTTGGCCCGattactattatttttaaaaaattttcccaaaaatttatcTTTGTGTATAGTTCAAAAATGGCGGTGTTAAAATGTATGTAGAAGAATTTGCACATAGAGTTACCAAGTTCTTTTAATCATTACTCTTATATTTAACCCTAGATTGTACATTACATACAAAAACAGTgataccaagtttttttttctacaaataagGTTGTTTTTTTAGTTAACCCTATGTCACCACGTAGCAAATTTTGATTGCATATGTTCGACGAATTGTTAATGGCTTTGCGCGCACCAATTCACAAGTAATtgtaaattttcaatcacaaatcaaAGCCAGCTGAACAACAGCACAgcgatacaaaattttcaacgcgAAATGTATGAAAAACTGGTATATATTTTCCACTAATTTCAATTTCTCATTCAAATTGGTGTTTCAATTTTCAATCAAGAAAACAGCTGTTTCTATTTTTTAGcacaatttgtactaaaattgttttcaagttgcgtgcAGCCTACGTCAACCCTACACAAACGTTAATGtaggtttattatttttaatattgaagtATGAAAAGTACGAAAATGTATGATAGATATGAGTTACATTTGCTTTACCATTGCGTAGCTGTCAGCTGCAGTAGAATACAAATAGTATTGTAGTGTAAATCCAAAAAGTATCATATATTTAAGAATgtgtaatatttttcataataaatatttgttttattgatttgtattctttaataataaattaaatacagaCATGAAAAGAATGTGCGATAATGTAATTTCTTCTgtagatttaaataaattcaatataggaagaaaaattatttcgtGATAGTCTGTTCTAAagaaccagtgaaatgcgcataggaactaaaTTATACCCTAAGTCCCtattacaatgcagaaattgaaaggcagacatttttctcattctcttttgaactaacttaaacctgtgtaatacacactCTACCTGTAGAACCCCTCGACgacaaacttcgtctgtctgcctttcaatttctgcattgtaaaaggggactaaacaataaatttcagtgaatttttccaaataatatttaaaactgggACGAAAGCAGtctgttaaaataacaaaaaccttaatagaatacaaattttgtttcccATAATATTCTTTTGCAAACAATTTGTATATTCATAATTTAGCGGTAATTGCAGTAATTTCTGTAACGGTATTTTAGAGAAAATGCTGGTTGTGTTGAATGTGTATTTTAGGTGTTATGGTAGACTTTGAAGTATATCATCGATattaaaaaaggacatttatTTAACACTTTCACCATTCGTTTTAGAATTTGAATAAAAGAATCGCAGATTTTTGCGTTTGCATATAAACGCTGAGGAAATGGTTTAAACATTTGACAAGTACGGCAACACTGTTGGAAAACTAAAAGTGGCAATCTATAATAAATaacattacaaaataaatgataTAATTTACTTAGatataactttattaaataattaaaaacaatttaaaaaaaactacatattaTATACTCTGTGACAAATTCTGATGCGTTCGATAGCTGACAGCATCGTTATCGATTATTGGCGCGTAAAatttatgaaagaaatttttgcAACTCTGTAtgtaaaaagtaagaaaaacgAGAAAAC
This genomic window contains:
- the spd-2 gene encoding uncharacterized protein spd-2 isoform X2, translating into MDNSSYKERSSLRRDDNSLGILNMDNLKGRGKFFGDLSTDSFRNANNRSGGSIENGRIVNDRLNNERMKALEALQKSHKGDIFKRPHPVNNKENSKSAINVSSNNPSMHHTDYVPFRRPNAINISDLVTDETINLESSSSCPPSASKDVKVSFEPTEITGRSTLYNKEIKNHKNMAVGGGGGSRSDVYRTKHISVSDILASSFAPKARNLCETLQSSDITLDSTDHHLQGISNASSSFTSYNGSRSLPRTADMSLSKNTCTEESFNGGFGTFSFSTAGAGTGLDESENFAPGELMQSKLINDEISWAQEYAAIPAATLSEQAKAKASRNSEITSNVFDTPSNSNSMIAGDPNFSVGNFFNMRSDNLWNIVKTKSPDKYRTPIALVDEEDNTVTTTTSSDLEGSSKISVTPKIDNKTYTRVGTLLTPIEAKMSLPRQMTSSNSNHESKDSGNSTDNSYLLSISAIDRALCNLDIPSDASGIGVSEQLLMQGKKSKSCMNPYNETENFENNAEMLRSKGRSLGADIKMNGNEKLKAVEEMVLENKENLDPETKRTSGGGTLSDTMSFSESLLNSSDMKNLQRSIALPRSPLSPIELGAPNIRVNRVADDGGDEADNDEWPGTPITSNRRIRRTKSPRDKSPLQSNAVVQDSPDATTPVNSRPSRAYALNNKNKTEKEPKSMSSTRLDGVDHNSNTDFGISPNISNGHHHSASSLVVRSNTLSVPPCISPRAPSPARLDNSPLSSPRSYNLSQVHSPTPSTLGFQSPNLDATSNSDRQLLSAGAARKAVSSPVGSESSSTCSSYGTMQTYRSAISAQSGRSVSRCSSSSEFSHRDGKQIPLKVTNIELSWGSIKLRSDSRKSMQIKNIISKRLVIRIEVSGPGYQIVNSQRSNTITLHSQECRTISISFCPTVRGVAIGKLSFYAPSGAQTIGNSFLDVPLYGYGGNASVIAQNISMGPVGSPFVTMGDVCELAQPLERTVSFYNKGPLLGFAAVSIDSIGLMMPRLSDAFEIHPRMILIPPKNMVDVRIVFRPKREEIKKIIKKMGNVLTLANMRVICGDEANRQRIRRLLSKMNEEERAKLSSSALDMLWTKFPQELEISDLNDINENPNIAMDLASFFRIHEILLTINHDNMDDTIEASSLFLADVDETVLFRTICAADSPTPTSTLGTVDEMYDEEADVKSDQNPTTKSTNQGTWSVNPRTLEIHLNNQSPTTLRVHNGFKSRQFFEVACNLKEVLRFTPNDGYVAPDGGQTEIEISLHTNLQYPLGNVYVMVYMENERIMVPVKIIK
- the spd-2 gene encoding uncharacterized protein spd-2 isoform X1; translated protein: MDNSSYKERSSLRRDDNSLGILNMDNLKGRGKFFGDLSTDSFRNANNRSGGSIENGRIVNDRLNNERMKALEALQKSHKGDIFKRPHPVNNKENSKSAINVSSNNPSMQLDHTDYVPFRRPNAINISDLVTDETINLESSSSCPPSASKDVKVSFEPTEITGRSTLYNKEIKNHKNMAVGGGGGSRSDVYRTKHISVSDILASSFAPKARNLCETLQSSDITLDSTDHHLQGISNASSSFTSYNGSRSLPRTADMSLSKNTCTEESFNGGFGTFSFSTAGAGTGLDESENFAPGELMQSKLINDEISWAQEYAAIPAATLSEQAKAKASRNSEITSNVFDTPSNSNSMIAGDPNFSVGNFFNMRSDNLWNIVKTKSPDKYRTPIALVDEEDNTVTTTTSSDLEGSSKISVTPKIDNKTYTRVGTLLTPIEAKMSLPRQMTSSNSNHESKDSGNSTDNSYLLSISAIDRALCNLDIPSDASGIGVSEQLLMQGKKSKSCMNPYNETENFENNAEMLRSKGRSLGADIKMNGNEKLKAVEEMVLENKENLDPETKRTSGGGTLSDTMSFSESLLNSSDMKNLQRSIALPRSPLSPIELGAPNIRVNRVADDGGDEADNDEWPGTPITSNRRIRRTKSPRDKSPLQSNAVVQDSPDATTPVNSRPSRAYALNNKNKTEKEPKSMSSTRLDGVDHNSNTDFGISPNISNGHHHSASSLVVRSNTLSVPPCISPRAPSPARLDNSPLSSPRSYNLSQVHSPTPSTLGFQSPNLDATSNSDRQLLSAGAARKAVSSPVGSESSSTCSSYGTMQTYRSAISAQSGRSVSRCSSSSEFSHRDGKQIPLKVTNIELSWGSIKLRSDSRKSMQIKNIISKRLVIRIEVSGPGYQIVNSQRSNTITLHSQECRTISISFCPTVRGVAIGKLSFYAPSGAQTIGNSFLDVPLYGYGGNASVIAQNISMGPVGSPFVTMGDVCELAQPLERTVSFYNKGPLLGFAAVSIDSIGLMMPRLSDAFEIHPRMILIPPKNMVDVRIVFRPKREEIKKIIKKMGNVLTLANMRVICGDEANRQRIRRLLSKMNEEERAKLSSSALDMLWTKFPQELEISDLNDINENPNIAMDLASFFRIHEILLTINHDNMDDTIEASSLFLADVDETVLFRTICAADSPTPTSTLGTVDEMYDEEADVKSDQNPTTKSTNQGTWSVNPRTLEIHLNNQSPTTLRVHNGFKSRQFFEVACNLKEVLRFTPNDGYVAPDGGQTEIEISLHTNLQYPLGNVYVMVYMENERIMVPVKIIK
- the spd-2 gene encoding uncharacterized protein spd-2 isoform X3, with amino-acid sequence MDNSSYKERSSLRRDDNSLGILNMDNLKVFGDLSTDSFRNANNRSGGSIENGRIVNDRLNNERMKALEALQKSHKGDIFKRPHPVNNKENSKSAINVSSNNPSMQLDHTDYVPFRRPNAINISDLVTDETINLESSSSCPPSASKDVKVSFEPTEITGRSTLYNKEIKNHKNMAVGGGGGSRSDVYRTKHISVSDILASSFAPKARNLCETLQSSDITLDSTDHHLQGISNASSSFTSYNGSRSLPRTADMSLSKNTCTEESFNGGFGTFSFSTAGAGTGLDESENFAPGELMQSKLINDEISWAQEYAAIPAATLSEQAKAKASRNSEITSNVFDTPSNSNSMIAGDPNFSVGNFFNMRSDNLWNIVKTKSPDKYRTPIALVDEEDNTVTTTTSSDLEGSSKISVTPKIDNKTYTRVGTLLTPIEAKMSLPRQMTSSNSNHESKDSGNSTDNSYLLSISAIDRALCNLDIPSDASGIGVSEQLLMQGKKSKSCMNPYNETENFENNAEMLRSKGRSLGADIKMNGNEKLKAVEEMVLENKENLDPETKRTSGGGTLSDTMSFSESLLNSSDMKNLQRSIALPRSPLSPIELGAPNIRVNRVADDGGDEADNDEWPGTPITSNRRIRRTKSPRDKSPLQSNAVVQDSPDATTPVNSRPSRAYALNNKNKTEKEPKSMSSTRLDGVDHNSNTDFGISPNISNGHHHSASSLVVRSNTLSVPPCISPRAPSPARLDNSPLSSPRSYNLSQVHSPTPSTLGFQSPNLDATSNSDRQLLSAGAARKAVSSPVGSESSSTCSSYGTMQTYRSAISAQSGRSVSRCSSSSEFSHRDGKQIPLKVTNIELSWGSIKLRSDSRKSMQIKNIISKRLVIRIEVSGPGYQIVNSQRSNTITLHSQECRTISISFCPTVRGVAIGKLSFYAPSGAQTIGNSFLDVPLYGYGGNASVIAQNISMGPVGSPFVTMGDVCELAQPLERTVSFYNKGPLLGFAAVSIDSIGLMMPRLSDAFEIHPRMILIPPKNMVDVRIVFRPKREEIKKIIKKMGNVLTLANMRVICGDEANRQRIRRLLSKMNEEERAKLSSSALDMLWTKFPQELEISDLNDINENPNIAMDLASFFRIHEILLTINHDNMDDTIEASSLFLADVDETVLFRTICAADSPTPTSTLGTVDEMYDEEADVKSDQNPTTKSTNQGTWSVNPRTLEIHLNNQSPTTLRVHNGFKSRQFFEVACNLKEVLRFTPNDGYVAPDGGQTEIEISLHTNLQYPLGNVYVMVYMENERIMVPVKIIK